One stretch of Trichocoleus desertorum ATA4-8-CV12 DNA includes these proteins:
- a CDS encoding SDR family oxidoreductase, which yields MKVAIIGCGYVGMATARCWRQAGCTVTATTTSVPRLSELEAIADHAVLAQGNDETSLAEALADQQVVLLSVGARSPSSYEETYLQTAKTLVKVLAQTPSVQQLIYTGSYAVYGDQQGNWVDETSPVKPANRNGEILAETEQVLLNAQLQPFSQESVAPENSGSPQNWGARGATSAVKVCVLRLGGIYGPGRELQRIFGRAAGTTRPGTGAEPSNWIHLDDIVGAIAFAQEHQLQGIYNLVQEVTLTSRELIEQVCQRYNLAPVNWDESQPSARPYNAKVSNQKLKSAGYQFIYPELQV from the coding sequence GTGAAAGTTGCAATTATTGGCTGTGGATATGTCGGCATGGCAACCGCTCGATGCTGGCGACAAGCAGGTTGCACCGTTACCGCTACCACAACTAGCGTGCCGCGCTTGTCAGAACTAGAAGCGATCGCAGACCATGCCGTTTTAGCCCAAGGCAATGATGAAACCTCACTAGCTGAGGCTTTAGCGGATCAACAAGTCGTGTTGCTGAGTGTGGGGGCGCGTAGCCCTAGCAGTTACGAAGAAACCTATCTACAAACAGCCAAAACTTTAGTGAAGGTTCTAGCTCAAACACCGAGCGTGCAACAACTTATCTATACAGGCAGCTATGCGGTTTATGGTGACCAGCAGGGCAATTGGGTAGATGAAACCTCACCCGTTAAACCTGCTAACCGCAACGGTGAAATTTTGGCCGAAACTGAACAAGTATTGCTGAATGCTCAGTTACAGCCGTTCTCACAGGAATCTGTTGCCCCTGAAAATTCTGGTTCCCCCCAAAATTGGGGGGCTAGGGGGGCGACAAGTGCTGTCAAGGTGTGTGTCTTGCGGTTGGGTGGCATCTATGGCCCAGGACGAGAACTCCAGCGAATTTTTGGGCGAGCTGCGGGCACCACAAGACCAGGAACAGGGGCAGAACCGAGTAACTGGATTCACCTGGATGACATTGTGGGCGCGATCGCTTTTGCCCAAGAGCACCAACTCCAGGGAATTTATAATCTGGTGCAAGAAGTGACGCTAACCAGTCGAGAACTGATTGAGCAGGTGTGTCAGCGCTACAACCTAGCCCCTGTGAATTGGGACGAATCGCAACCCAGTGCCCGCCCCTACAATGCCAAGGTATCTAACCAAAAACTGAAATCCGCCGGATATCAATTTATTTATCCAGAGCTGCAAGTGTAG